In a single window of the Nocardiopsis composta genome:
- a CDS encoding right-handed parallel beta-helix repeat-containing protein, whose translation MFFVDPSGDDSGPGTAERPFGTLERAREAAGPGDTVVLRGGVHRLDRTLLLTEADSGVTYRAHGYGTPEQEEVVISGGRPVTGWRAGPGGTLLADSPGPDVRRLRIGRRTAERASVPIEGGFTRTGTGYLFDDPAVAEWGDGVEFVYRGVYPWSEARCPVARIRRDGGAAAVEMAQPAFERAARLYRSVGDWDGQGVQEHNGADSPTTAENSPAFLTEGTFALAGGVLHYLPLPGERPGEATAPVLETLLHVRGARDVSFLGLSFADAAWSRPGSPGGFLHYHGNGHYDGGSLVRVDVFEGAHVTVPGDQEAMPGNVLIEDSSRITVEGCGFTRLGAVAVEFRGAGEDNAVRGCEIDDVSGGGVGVGGGAVRHRVEANRIRRIGREYRGSPAVLVAEGTRDTVVAQNLVAETPHAGIVVYEGQGAQVLGNLVHDTMQVLADGGGIYLSGPQGSSYADGALVRGNAVLDTVTPYNFGLYTDYGASWVTVQGNVVHRADAPVALEVSPPLEHVAFIGNFWDADPGPAPGGVLLAENTVLAADTFGTDPAAAAVTAAAGPPAGR comes from the coding sequence ATGTTCTTCGTCGATCCGTCCGGGGACGACTCCGGCCCGGGGACGGCCGAGCGGCCGTTCGGCACGCTGGAGCGGGCCCGCGAGGCGGCCGGCCCGGGCGACACGGTGGTGCTGCGCGGCGGCGTGCACCGCCTGGACCGGACGCTCCTGCTCACCGAGGCCGACTCCGGCGTCACCTACCGGGCGCACGGCTACGGCACCCCCGAGCAGGAGGAGGTGGTGATCAGCGGCGGCCGCCCGGTCACCGGGTGGCGCGCGGGGCCCGGCGGGACCCTGCTGGCCGACTCCCCCGGCCCGGACGTGCGCCGGCTCCGCATCGGCCGGCGCACCGCGGAGCGCGCCTCCGTCCCCATCGAGGGAGGCTTCACCAGGACCGGGACCGGATACCTCTTCGACGACCCGGCGGTCGCGGAGTGGGGCGACGGCGTGGAGTTCGTCTACCGCGGGGTCTACCCGTGGTCGGAGGCGCGCTGCCCGGTGGCGCGGATCCGCCGGGACGGCGGGGCGGCCGCCGTCGAGATGGCGCAGCCCGCCTTCGAGCGCGCCGCGCGGCTGTACCGCTCGGTCGGCGACTGGGACGGCCAGGGCGTCCAGGAGCACAACGGCGCCGACTCCCCCACCACCGCGGAGAACAGCCCCGCGTTCCTGACCGAGGGGACGTTCGCGCTGGCCGGCGGCGTCCTGCACTACCTGCCGCTGCCCGGCGAGCGGCCCGGGGAGGCGACCGCCCCGGTGCTGGAGACGCTGCTGCACGTCCGGGGCGCCCGCGACGTCTCCTTCCTCGGCCTCTCCTTCGCCGACGCGGCCTGGTCCCGGCCCGGCTCTCCCGGGGGCTTCCTGCACTACCACGGCAACGGCCACTACGACGGCGGTTCGCTGGTCCGGGTCGACGTGTTCGAGGGGGCGCACGTCACGGTCCCCGGCGATCAGGAGGCCATGCCCGGCAACGTGCTCATCGAGGACTCCTCCCGGATCACCGTGGAGGGCTGCGGATTCACCCGGCTGGGCGCGGTCGCCGTGGAGTTCCGCGGCGCCGGCGAGGACAACGCGGTGCGCGGCTGCGAGATCGACGACGTCTCCGGCGGCGGCGTGGGGGTCGGCGGCGGCGCGGTGCGCCACCGGGTGGAGGCCAACCGGATCCGCCGGATCGGCCGCGAGTACCGCGGCTCGCCGGCCGTCCTGGTGGCCGAGGGCACCCGGGACACCGTCGTCGCGCAGAACCTGGTCGCCGAGACCCCGCACGCGGGCATCGTGGTCTACGAGGGACAGGGCGCCCAGGTGCTGGGCAACCTGGTGCACGACACGATGCAGGTGCTGGCCGACGGCGGCGGCATCTACCTGTCCGGACCGCAGGGCAGCTCCTACGCCGACGGGGCCCTGGTCCGCGGGAACGCCGTCCTGGACACCGTCACGCCCTACAACTTCGGCCTCTACACCGACTACGGCGCCTCCTGGGTGACCGTGCAGGGGAACGTGGTGCACCGGGCCGACGCCCCGGTGGCGCTGGAGGTCTCCCCTCCGCTGGAGCACGTGGCGTTCATCGGCAACTTCTGGGACGCCGACCCGGGCCCCGCCCCCGGCGGGGTGCTGCTCGCCGAGAACACCGTGCTGGCCGCCGACACGTTCGGCACCGACCCGGCCGCCGCGGCCGTCACCGCCGCGGCCGGCCCGCCCGCCGGCCGCTGA